ttattataaaaaatcaataattaaatacaagaAAGAATACCAAGTGCTCTATTGAAGTAgtcatttattttcaatcattataatacaaatatataaattcaataattttacctAGTCTGATTTGTTTCTGGGTTATCTTAAACCTGTGAACAATGTCAATAAACTTTagatattacataattataacaataaatgaTACTTTAATATAAAGTACCTTACAAATGACTTCATTAGTATTTAACCTTATTACATGCGTTTTGTggttgaatatttaattaattaaccattTGTACAATACTTAgatttaaacatttaaactAGCCGTAGAAAAATAATTGGCGTGTAAAGAACATACCATGATATAGTAACaaatttcaattgaaatttattgtatttttaaaatcttaaaaaaattatttatttacgacAAAAATAAAAGCTATTTCAATCTTTAATGTATTTCGTTGACGCGCTTTGTTAAGTAGAGTCGAATCGTCATTCGAATCATGTACATCCATCGgagatctaaaaaattataattaataattaatattattaatcattactTACATTATCAAGTATATGAAAACTAATTAAGCAGATAGTTGAtcaattaaagaatttttttaataaacaaattatagcaaaaaaaattgacatgtagaaattcaaaaaaaattaaatatgcaattttttaaaaacaattttttggaataaatttgtttgttaaacaaaatttaaaagttgtcaagtgactgctaactttaatgacaTATCAagtattgatttaaaataataaaaatattaccaAAATTTAAGATGAAAACCTCCGCCAGCAGGAACAGTTCTACGGCGACCGCTTTCCATAAGACCCATGTGAAATCCATCAACAGCAGGACCTAATTCAGCTTCATCATACTCCCCCAACTGCTTGTACTCTTTGCCGCCACTAGGAGGTTTCGGAGACGCATTAACTTTCATGGCTGATCTGTCTTTGGCCTCTGACTTAGCAGGCCAGGTTGGAAACATTGAGGGATCAATCGGCAGCGGCGACTCAGTAAAATAAGGATGCTGTAGAGCGTCCTCAGCGGTGATACGCTGAGCCGGATCATAAGTCAGCATTTTACAGAGCAACTCCATTCCGTTGTCAGACAGCTTGAGCCGGAATCGCTGGTGTAAATTATTTACCGGATAAGATTGAGCGAAAGGTATTTTAGATACCAATGGCAAGTTAGAGTAACCTGGCCAAATACGATCGTTCGGTGAACCGAGTTctttgaagattttttgaatttgatCAATCTCGGATTTCCCGGGAAAAAGAGCTTCCATGCGTATCAGCTCAGCGAATATACATCCTACAGACCACATGTCGATGGGCGTGCTGTATTCTTTACCATTTAGCAACAATTCTGGCGCACGGTACCAAAGAGTCACCACGATTTGAGTGTATCTGCCCAGAGGTGATCCATATTCTCTGGCTAATCCAAAATCACCGACCTTGAGAATCCCCCTGTGGCTCAGCAGCAGGTTTGAGGTTTTTAAATCGCGATGGAGGATCCAATTGTCGTGTAAATGCGCTACTGCTTTCAACAACTGCTGCATAAGACACTTTACTTCGCTGGGCAAAAAGTTTTGCTTTTTCTGCTTCATCGTTTCCATCAGAGACTTCAGGTCGTGCTCCACGTAGTCCATCACAATGTATATCTTGTCCATGTTGCTGCCGACGACAATCTCGCGGACGGTAACAATGTTCGGATGCTGCGCTTTCAACAACGTATTTATTTCCCTTAAACTAGTAATAGGAAATCCTTCCTTTTCCCGAtccattttcaatttttttagcgctACAATGTCGCCTGTGCGTTTATCACGTGCCCGATATACGACACCGTAAGTACCTTCTTCGATGCGATTCAAGCTGACAAATTCATCTACATAGCGGCAGCCCTGAATGGCAGgtaggtatggaggtagctCTGGTTCTTCCTCTTCTCCTTTTACTTCTTCCTTCACTTCTTCGGGTTCTTTGGCAGTCCCGTTTGATACGATGCGACCGGGAGAGCCTCCGTCAGAGTGATCTGACTTGACAAGGCGGTCGACGGATATCGGGCTGGGATTGCTGTAATCAGAACCATCGTTTGATTCATCATTGGAACCTTTGTTAGACTCTGTTGAGTCGTCGTCATCGTCTTCTTCTTCGCTACTCGAATCCGATGAATCGGACGTTTGTTTTTCAGATGACTTGTCTTTGCTACTATAACGGTCTTCTGATGATTGTCTTTGAGATCtgtaattgtaaaattaaataaataaaaattttttgtctacttctatatcattaaaagaataagcaaaattttgtggccagtgtatttatatgataaaatgggtttttatggttaaatttggtatcgttggaaaagttataacctggagttgtgcgttttaatggtttcatatcattctcaccaatagtcaatttatgatgataagtatttagactgcattcgaaaatgttctatctctagatacataattaagaaatgacattgtatcttgtgaactattgacatttttaaagatataagctcatcctgatgttacacttatcgaagcttttcatttgagtacccacatcaatttttcatatattttatatatttatatatttgacaaataccatatatataaaatatataaaaaatgtcatgtgggtactcaaatgaaaggtctcgatgagtgtaacatcgaaatgagtttatatcttaaaaaatgtcaatagttaagaaattaccttgtatcttttgaactattgacatttttaaagatataagctcaccctgatatTACAcctatcgagacctttcatttgagtacccacatcaatttttcatatatttatatatattatgtatatgtatatatgaaaaatatatcaaaaatgcatgtgagtactcaaatgtaagctcttgatgagtgtaccaTCGCGAAcggcttatatctttaaaatatatattatatatatgtatatatgaaaaatatatcaaaaatgcatgtgggtactcaaatgaaagctcttgatgaatgtaacgttgggatgagcttatatctttaaaaacgtcaatagttaaaaaagtacagtgcaatttaacacaagtcattatttactaaagctaaaatttaattatttataattcacaagtcacggcagtcacatagtgactgcgaGGTTGCTagtattcattaatttaattaaaaattgaattttactaatcaaaatatttaataaaaaataattttttttaaaaattctaatttataaaattgaaattaaaaacttacttGGAAGATTTTGATTGATCATCGTCAGATTGTATAGGACTGAGGTCATCGTCACTTAGTCTATAAACTGGAGCAGGACTGTGCGGACGTTTTTCTCCTCTCTTAAGTCTTCTTGCCTCTAATTCTGCTTTAGAAGCCTCTTTCCTCCGTTCTAATTCTCGGTCTGCTTCGAGTAacctgtaaaaaaataaaaaacatcaataaataaataaattaattctaactTCTTAAAAAAGGTACACAACTGATAgcgaaaaaagaaaaatacctCTTTTTACGTAACTCTTGCTCCGCGAGTTCTTTCGGGTCTTTAACCGACATCGGCAAGGGACTTGGCTCGTCCTCTTCATCTTCAACAACCTCCATGGTTGCTTCGCGCTGCTTTTCACGGTACTCGCGCTCGCGATCTCTGTCACGTACTCTGTCATGCTTGTGACTCCGTTTATGTCTTTTCTCCCGATTAGGTCGTTCTTGCTCCAACTCGTTGTCATTGTACGGCAAGTCTTCGATACGTACTTGGCGACGTTCTTCCGCGCGAATTTCATCCCGCTTATCACGTGTGTCTTCAATCCTTGATTCTCTTATTTCTCGACGGTCTCGTGGTTCACGTGTCTCTTCCAAACGCAGCTCTCGACGGGATTCCGATTTATAGTCACGCACATCCCTTGGGTCATCTCGTCGCTCTCGCCTCTTGTCCAGTAATCTTGAAGAGAAAttccttttttattaaatttatcaatttattagaaaatcatCAATCTAAAAATGgttaactgttttttttttaaattaaaacagaacatcaataatttatttattctatttataatattaaattaaaatatcaatttaattgaattttataaaaacaaatctaAAATCTATTTTGTTTCAACATtgtattataaatacaattttttttttttaattacagatttttatagaaaattaaattctttgaaataaaaacttgatttGCTTTCTTCGTAATTTCAACGACTGAAAAGTTgtgtcttaaaattttaacaataaattaattaaatttttattatatacacagaaagaacaagatgacactggatgtCATCCCaaattatactgagtgaaaacaaatttcagatagtagctagtataatccagattataatgagtataatccagatatcacgcagtataatctaaTCTAGATTTTTCTgtctactatctgaaattttttttcaccacagatatcactgagtataatctgggatgatatccagtgtcatcttgttctttccgtgtacttaacaataaattaattaaatttttattcaatacttAACAATGAATTAAAACGcaacattcaatattttttcagagaaattattaaatttgattttgataatgaaaaatttttagtaaaaattttgctatgaGCTCACtataacgaaaaattttttttaatttacttatttccattaaaattaattaaaaaaaaaaaatatacgaaCTTCTCTCAACGTCTGACTCACTAGTcgcagtaaaaaaatatacgagTTACATAAGCATATATCCATTGTAATACAAAAAAACTTGATACTTACGAATTTTAAAACCTTTATAACTATTTATGCGTTGAGATTACGAAGAAACTACACCATAGCTTTTTTGTAGAGTGAAATTTCCTCTAAAaacatgtatttttaaattagaatagaaaataaaatactttcaCTAAAAGCAAACAATAAGTTTGACTAAAACGGgggaaaaaatacaaaaaaaagttatttgaaaatcaactGAATACTAactgatataaataaataaatataaatgaataaatatttgcttaattaaatcaacagctaataaaaataatttacctgGTGCGTAAATCCTCAAGGACACAATCTTCACTGATTCTTCCTTTTCTTTCATGTCTAGAAAATTCTCGTTCGCTGGTGACGACACTGCGAGAGTAATTATCTAACCTTTCACTGCGCTCAGATCTTTCGCGGTCCCTCTTGGACACGCTGGTATCAGATCCTGACTCTAAACCATGTCTACGGTGTTTGTGTTTGTTTTCTCTCCGTCGATCTTCACGATCGTGGTGCCTCGGCTTGCGATCTCTATCATCAAGTCTATCTGAATAACCAGAATGATTATCACGCCTTCTCGAAGAATTTGATTTGTATGAACGCTGAGATGCCTGCGGTGGTTTTATTTCCAACGAGTCCGTGGTGTCTTCTCCGTCTTCTGAGAAGctgttgattttattttttttgttattaaatatctatCTGTCAAAGAATGTCAATTACTATCTAAATTTActttagatatttatttttaatgatatataaataaaacaaaattaatcttgaggaaaatttatgttgacaaaaataaatttataacctTAAAATTTCTCACCTGAAATCTTCCGTGTCTTTTATTGGGCTGTGTCTCATTTTTCCATCATCACTTCGGCTGTCAACTTCCATTTTATTGTAacaggtatttttttatttacgattgttaaaaatataaatactaatcatatatttaaattctgttttataaatatgatTCGTTGGCAAAAGTGGACTAACGTTTAAGAACGTTTTCTCTACCCTCCATAGAACGTTTGTAtcagcaaattttttttttttttacataaaccaCCATCAGGTGGCGTAACTCTTGCCATTTTTCCgggaaattcaaaatattaaatgaaaattaataaaacagatttttaataatttaaataatttttgtaacaaattaattatggtaaaaaaattaagaaaaaaaaattaacatgtagaaatttaaaaaaattaaaaatgcaatttttttaaaataatttttcggaacaaatttgtttgttaaataaaattaataaatgatcaagtgactgctaactttaatatgacatttttttaattttatttatcaacaaaatttgttccaaaaaattatttttaaaaaagtgcattttttattttttacaatttatacatgtcaatttttttttgccattatttatttattaaaaaatttttaaaatgattaaatataagcTAAATTAATTGTCATAATATTCAAACAAATATAAGACAGTGAAATCAGCAGACACttgacaatattttttttaaattaaatcagatctaaaaaattatttttaaaaaattctattgattaatttttagagcttctaaatataaaatattgtaaataaattattcttgctgtaatttatttattaaaaaaatactaaaaattatcagatatcccttaatttcagtatcatacaAATATTTgcaatttacattaaaaacttttattcaattattgcttaaaaaaatattatccaTACATTTTTACTagaaaatatctaaaaaagtattttctaaagttttaattctttaactaataaaaaaaatacattaaaaccTTACAAACATTAAATATAACTTGAAGGATATTTTTACGAcagtataaaattacaaattatactatttaaattacttcTTGTGGTTATTAGCCCAGGTCGCAGGACTCTGGGGTACAGTAAGAGCTTTGGATGATTTAATCGGCACAGGCGCCTTGAACTCCGGCATCGGATGTGCTTTCGGCTCCATAGTTTTTCTCAACGCTAATTCTTCAAGCTTTTCCTTCTCACGCTGCTTTTCTTCCCACATCATTCTTAATCTATCAATCTCCAGTTGCTTCTGTCGTATCTGAACATCAAACTCATGTCTCTCCTTGGCTCTCTTATCAGTGTGCAGCTTTGGCGGTCCTGAAATTCTGCTCGGCTTCGGAGCTTGAGTTTTCGGTTTAGGAATAACATTCGGCGTCTTATTCTCTTGATTAACTTTCGTGCTAATTTTTGCATTGCTCGAAGACCTGGTGGTATTTAAAACACTTGGCTTTTTAATAGTCTTGTCCATTACTCTCGATGGTACATTCGAAATTCTTTTGGCAGTCAGTGtcttattaactaatttatcaGATGCGCTGGCTAATGTTTT
This genomic interval from Cotesia glomerata isolate CgM1 linkage group LG1, MPM_Cglom_v2.3, whole genome shotgun sequence contains the following:
- the LOC123267167 gene encoding cyclin-dependent kinase 11B-like isoform X1, with the translated sequence MEVDSRSDDGKMRHSPIKDTEDFSFSEDGEDTTDSLEIKPPQASQRSYKSNSSRRRDNHSGYSDRLDDRDRKPRHHDREDRRRENKHKHRRHGLESGSDTSVSKRDRERSERSERLDNYSRSVVTSEREFSRHERKGRISEDCVLEDLRTRNFSSRLLDKRRERRDDPRDVRDYKSESRRELRLEETREPRDRREIRESRIEDTRDKRDEIRAEERRQVRIEDLPYNDNELEQERPNREKRHKRSHKHDRVRDRDREREYREKQREATMEVVEDEEDEPSPLPMSVKDPKELAEQELRKKRLLEADRELERRKEASKAELEARRLKRGEKRPHSPAPVYRLSDDDLSPIQSDDDQSKSSKSQRQSSEDRYSSKDKSSEKQTSDSSDSSSEEEDDDDDSTESNKGSNDESNDGSDYSNPSPISVDRLVKSDHSDGGSPGRIVSNGTAKEPEEVKEEVKGEEEEPELPPYLPAIQGCRYVDEFVSLNRIEEGTYGVVYRARDKRTGDIVALKKLKMDREKEGFPITSLREINTLLKAQHPNIVTVREIVVGSNMDKIYIVMDYVEHDLKSLMETMKQKKQNFLPSEVKCLMQQLLKAVAHLHDNWILHRDLKTSNLLLSHRGILKVGDFGLAREYGSPLGRYTQIVVTLWYRAPELLLNGKEYSTPIDMWSVGCIFAELIRMEALFPGKSEIDQIQKIFKELGSPNDRIWPGYSNLPLVSKIPFAQSYPVNNLHQRFRLKLSDNGMELLCKMLTYDPAQRITAEDALQHPYFTESPLPIDPSMFPTWPAKSEAKDRSAMKVNASPKPPSGGKEYKQLGEYDEAELGPAVDGFHMGLMESGRRRTVPAGGGFHLKF
- the LOC123267167 gene encoding cyclin-dependent kinase 11B-like isoform X2, translated to MEVDSRSDDGKMRHSPIKDTEDFSFSEDGEDTTDSLEIKPPQASQRSYKSNSSRRRDNHSGYSDRLDDRDRKPRHHDREDRRRENKHKHRRHGLESGSDTSVSKRDRERSERSERLDNYSRSVVTSEREFSRHERKGRISEDCVLEDLRTRLLDKRRERRDDPRDVRDYKSESRRELRLEETREPRDRREIRESRIEDTRDKRDEIRAEERRQVRIEDLPYNDNELEQERPNREKRHKRSHKHDRVRDRDREREYREKQREATMEVVEDEEDEPSPLPMSVKDPKELAEQELRKKRLLEADRELERRKEASKAELEARRLKRGEKRPHSPAPVYRLSDDDLSPIQSDDDQSKSSKSQRQSSEDRYSSKDKSSEKQTSDSSDSSSEEEDDDDDSTESNKGSNDESNDGSDYSNPSPISVDRLVKSDHSDGGSPGRIVSNGTAKEPEEVKEEVKGEEEEPELPPYLPAIQGCRYVDEFVSLNRIEEGTYGVVYRARDKRTGDIVALKKLKMDREKEGFPITSLREINTLLKAQHPNIVTVREIVVGSNMDKIYIVMDYVEHDLKSLMETMKQKKQNFLPSEVKCLMQQLLKAVAHLHDNWILHRDLKTSNLLLSHRGILKVGDFGLAREYGSPLGRYTQIVVTLWYRAPELLLNGKEYSTPIDMWSVGCIFAELIRMEALFPGKSEIDQIQKIFKELGSPNDRIWPGYSNLPLVSKIPFAQSYPVNNLHQRFRLKLSDNGMELLCKMLTYDPAQRITAEDALQHPYFTESPLPIDPSMFPTWPAKSEAKDRSAMKVNASPKPPSGGKEYKQLGEYDEAELGPAVDGFHMGLMESGRRRTVPAGGGFHLKF